A segment of the Homoserinimonas aerilata genome:
GCGCCGCCCGTGAACCAGGCGATGTTGCGCGCCTCTTTGTCCCACCGTAATGCCGCCGCCCGAGTAAGTCACGATGCGTTTACCGGGTGTTCGCCACGAACCCCTTGTGAGTGGGCAGATAGAGCGGCGTGGCGGCCAGCACGGCCGCGCCGACGACCTGCCCGCCGGCCGCCCGCACCGCCCGCGCCGCCTCCAGCAGTGTGGCCCCGGTGGTGACAACATCGTCCACGAGGAGCACGCGGCGGCCGTCCAGCGCATGCCGTGCGGCGAGGGAGCCCGCGAGGTTCTCAGCACGCTCCTGCCGGCCCAGCGCCTTCTGATGCCTGTGGTGCCGCGCGTGGCGGAGCATCCGGCCCGCCCTGGGCAATCCGCTGGATCGCAGCAGGAGGCCCACCGGGTCGTAGCCGCGTCGCCGCCACGAATCGTCACTCGTCGGCATGGGGCAGAGTTCGACGACGCCCGTGCCGAGGGCCGCGGCTCGCACCGCCTCGCCAAGCCCGCCGCCCAGCACGCGGGCGACATCGGTGCGGCCCTGCTCCTTGAGCGCCAGGATGCTCCGGCGCACGACACCCTCATAGGAGAGCGCCGCCGTCACCGGTAGCGAGCCGCCGACGAGGCTGCCCCTCGGCGCCGGGAGAAGGGCGACACGGCAGTCGCGGCACAGCCCGCGGTCGGGTTCACCGCAGCCGG
Coding sequences within it:
- a CDS encoding ComF family protein; this encodes MPAPLFALPAPFSAMLAGAALDAAAVLLPVDCAGCGEPDRGLCRDCRVALLPAPRGSLVGGSLPVTAALSYEGVVRRSILALKEQGRTDVARVLGGGLGEAVRAAALGTGVVELCPMPTSDDSWRRRGYDPVGLLLRSSGLPRAGRMLRHARHHRHQKALGRQERAENLAGSLAARHALDGRRVLLVDDVVTTGATLLEAARAVRAAGGQVVGAAVLAATPLYLPTHKGFVANTR